From the genome of Patagioenas fasciata isolate bPatFas1 chromosome 17, bPatFas1.hap1, whole genome shotgun sequence, one region includes:
- the SGSM1 gene encoding small G protein signaling modulator 1 isoform X2, whose amino-acid sequence MAAAPAEAETRQRLLRTVKKEVKQIMEEAVTRKFVHEDSSHIISFCAAVEACVLYGLKRRAAGFLRSNKIAALFMKVGKSFPLAEELCKKVQDLEQLIENARNQVQGITENVRKVPKLPNLSPQAIKHLWIRTALFEKVLDKIVHYLVENSSKYYEKEALLMDPVDGPILASLLVGPCALEYTKMKTADHFWTDPSADELVQRHRIHSSHCRQDSPTKRPALCIQKRHSSGSMDDRPSLSARDYVESLHQNSRATLLYGKNNVLVQPRDDMEAIPGYLSLHQTADIMALKWTPNQLMNGSVGDLDYEKSLSSKTSQCQDVTKEERSQMTNVYWDYAMTIRLEEIVYLHCHQQDSGGTVVLVSQDGIQRPPLRFPRGGHLLQFLSCLENGLLPHGQLDPPLWSQRGKGKVFPKLRKRSPQGSSESASDKEDDEATDYVFRIIYPGTQSEFVPQDLMDTPGAALPPMWQPSTRKSSCSSCSQSGSSDGGPSNGCSHERAPLKLLCDNMKYQILSRAFYGWLAYCRHLSTVRTHLSALVNHNIVSPDVPCNASAGLTVDIWQRYLEDSTSYEDRELLRLIYYGGIQHEIRKAVWPFLLGHYQFGMTEAERKEADDQIRTCYEHTMAEWLGCEAIVRQREKESHAAALAKCSSGASLDSHIQRMMHRDSTISNESSQSCSSGRQNHPRLQSDSSSSTQVFESVDEVEQTETDAQLEDGKPSKIPNGTVPNGTCSPDSGHPSSQNFSIASGFSERSFSNEDSALETNKSSASSQGKAGGSDVPAPQDTDNAWQEEKLQGQDSLEGEFSTGGSMDFVPVSESSAGVLRDHDAVALTVVESWADSEAEKQSLVESEDNLSEEPEMESLYPQLDSLAVASAVSSTGVTYSPELLDMYTVNLHRIEKDVQRCDRNYWYFTPANLEKLRNIMCSYIWQHIEIGYVQGMCDLLAPLLVILDDEALAFSCFTELMKRMNQNFPHGGAMDTHFANMRSLIQILDSELFELMHQNGDYTHFYFCYRWFLLDFKRELVYDDVFAVWETIWAAAHVSSAHYVLFIALALVEMYRDIILENNMDFTDIIKFFNEMAERHNTKQILKLARDLVYKVQTLIENK is encoded by the exons GTGAAGCAGATCATGGAGGAGGCGGTGACGAGGAAGTTTGTGCATGAGGACAGCAGCCACATTATCTCCTTCTGCG CCGCGGTGGAAGCCTGTGTGCTGTACGGCTTGAAGCGGAGGGCGGCAGGATTCCTGCGCAGCAACAAGATAGCGGCTCTCTTTATGAAGGTGGGCAAGAGCTTTCCTCTGGCTGAGGAGCTTTGCAAGAAGGTGCAAGACCTGGAGCAGCTCATTGAGAACGC ACGAAATCAAGTCCAAGGCATCACGGAGAATGTGCGCAAGGTGCCGAAGCTGCCCAACCTGTCTCCTCAAGCCATCAAGCACCTCTGGATCCGCACAGCCCTATTTGAAAAGGTCTTGGATAAAATCGTGCATTACTTGGTAGAAAACAGCAG TAAGTACTATGAGAAAGAAGCTCTCCTGATGGATCCCGTGGATGGGCCAATTCTTGCATCTCTATTGG TGGGGCCCTGTGCGCTGGAGTACACCAAGATGAAGACCGCCGACCATTTCTGGACAGACCCCTCGGCTGACGAGCTGGTCCAGCGGCACCGGATCCACAGCTCGCACTGTCGCCAGGACTCGCCCACCAAGCGCCCGGCGCTCTGT ATTCAGAAAAGGCATTCCAGTGGCAGCATGGATGACCGGCCGTCACTGTCTGCCAGGGACTACGTGGAGTCGCTGCACCAGAATTCCCGAGCCACACTCCTCTATGGCAAGAACAATGTCCTGGTGCAGCCA CGAGATGACATGGAGGCGATCCCAGGATATCTGTCCCTTCACCAGACTGCCGACATCATGGCGCTGAAGTGGACCCCCAACCAGCTGATGAACGGCTCCGTGGGGGACCTGGACTACGAGAAGAG CCTAAGCTCTAAAACTTCCCAGTGTCAAGACGTGACCAAGGAAGAGAGGAGTCAGATGACAAA CGTGTACTGGGACTATGCCATGACCATTCGCCTAGAGGAGATCGTCTATCTACACTGTCACCAGCAAG ACAGTGGTGGGACGGTTGTCTTGGTGAGCCAGGATGGGATTCAGCGGCCGCCGCTGCGCTTTCCCCGGGGAGGACACTTGCTGCAGTTCCTGTCCTGCCTGGAGAACGGGCTCCTGCCCCACGGGCAGCTGGATCCCCCGCTCTGGTCGCAGCGAGGGAAG GGGAAGGTGTTTCCCAAACTGAGGAAGCGAAGTCCCCAGGGCTCCTCCGAGTCCGCGTCCGACAAGGAGGATGACGAAGCCACAGATTACGTTTTCAGGATAATCTACCCAGGGACACAGTCCGAATTCG TGCCCCAGGACCTGATGGACACGCCAGGTGCTGCTCTGCCTCCCATGTGGCAACCCAGCACCCGCaagtcctcctgctcctcctgctcccagagcGGCTCCTCGGACGGGGGCCCGTCCAACGGCTGCAGCCACGAGAG AGCTCCGCTGAAGCTCCTGTGTGACAACATGAAGTACCAGATCCTCTCCCGGGCCTTCTATGGCT GGCTGGCCTATTGCAGACACCTGTCCACGGTGCGAACCCACCTGTCTGCGCTGGTCAACCACAACATCGTGTCTCCTGATGTGCCCTGCAATGCCAGCGCGGGACTGACGGTGGACATCTGGCAGAGATACCTGGAGGACAGCACG AGCTACGAGGACCGGGAGCTGCTGCGGCTGATCTACTACGGCGGGATCCAGCACGAGATCAGGAAGGCTGTCTGGCCCTTCCTTTTGGGCCATTATCAGTTTGGGATGACggaggcagaaaggaaggag GCTGACGACCAGATCCGCACCTGCTACGAGCACACCATGGCGGAGTGGCTGGGCTGTGAGGCCATCGTCCGGCAGCGCGAGAAGGAGTCGCACGCAGCGGCGCTGGCCAAGTGCTCCTCCGGGGCCAGCCTGGATTCCCACATCCAGAGGATGATGCACAGGGACTCGACCATCAGCAACGAG tcttctcagagctgcagcTCCGGCCGCCAGAATCACCCCCGGCTGCAGAGTGACTCCAGCTCCAGCACACAG GTGTTTGAATCTGTTGATGAAGTGGAACAGACAGAAACAGATGCTCAACTGGAAGATGGCAAACCAAGCAAGATCCCTAACGGGACGGTTCCCAATGGCACATGTTCCCCTGATTCTGGCCACCCCTCTTCCCAGAACTTCTCCATCGCCTCGGGTTTCTCGGAGCGCAGCTTCAGCAATGAAGACAGTGCCCTGGAAACCAATAAATCCTCGGCCAGCTCTCAGGGAAAGGCCGGTGGGTCTGACGTGCCAGCTCCACAGGACACAGATAACGCTtggcaggaggagaagctgcagGGCCAGGACAGCCTAGAAGGGGAATTTTCCACTGGTGGCAGCATGGATTTTGTTCCTGTGAGTGAGAGCTCGGCAGGGGTCCTGCGTGACCATGATGCTGTGGCCCTGACGGTGGTGGAGAGCTGGGCAGACAGCGAAGCTGAGAAGCAAAGCTTGGTGGAGAGCGAAGACAACCTTTCCGAAGAGCCCGAGATGGAGAGTTTGTACCCACAGCTGGATTCTCTGGCTGTAGCATCTGCTGTGTCCTCAACAGGTGTCACCTACTCT CCAGAGCTACTGGACATGTACACGGTGAACCTGCACCGCATTGAGAAGGACGTGCAGCGATGTGACCGCAACTACTGGTACTTCACCCCTGCCAACTTGGAGAAGCTCCGCAACATCATGTGCAG CTACATCTGGCAGCACATTGAGATCGGCTATGTGCAGgggatgtgtgacctgctggCCCCTCTCCTGGTCATCCTGGATGACG AGGCTTTGGCCTTCAGCTGTTTCACTGAGCTGATGAAGAGGATGAATCAGAACTTCCCCCATGGAGGAGCCATGGACACCCACTTTGCCAACATGCGATCTCTGATCCAG ATTCTGGACTCTGAGCTCTTCGAGCTGATGCACCAGAATGGTGACTACACTCATTTCTACTTCTGCTACCGATGGTTTCTCCTGGACTTCAAGAGAG AGCTGGTGTACGACGACGTGTTCGCCGTCTGGGAGACCATCTGGGCAGCTGCGCACGTGTCCTCTGCGCACTATGTGCTCTTCATAGCCCTGGCGCTGGTGGAGATGTACCGGGACATCATCTTGGAGAACAACATGGATTTTACAGACATCATCAAGTTTTTCAACG AAATGGCTGAGCGGCACAACACCAAGCAGATCCTGAAGCTGGCCCGGGACCTTGTCTATAAAGTCCAGACTCTGATCGAAAACAAATGA
- the SGSM1 gene encoding small G protein signaling modulator 1 isoform X3 gives MAAAPAEAETRQRLLRTVKKEVKQIMEEAVTRKFVHEDSSHIISFCAAVEACVLYGLKRRAAGFLRSNKIAALFMKVGKSFPLAEELCKKVQDLEQLIENARNQVQGITENVRKVPKLPNLSPQAIKHLWIRTALFEKVLDKIVHYLVENSSKYYEKEALLMDPVDGPILASLLVGPCALEYTKMKTADHFWTDPSADELVQRHRIHSSHCRQDSPTKRPALCIQKRHSSGSMDDRPSLSARDYVESLHQNSRATLLYGKNNVLVQPRDDMEAIPGYLSLHQTADIMALKWTPNQLMNGSVGDLDYEKSVYWDYAMTIRLEEIVYLHCHQQVDSGGTVVLVSQDGIQRPPLRFPRGGHLLQFLSCLENGLLPHGQLDPPLWSQRGKGKVFPKLRKRSPQGSSESASDKEDDEATDYVFRIIYPGTQSEFVPQDLMDTPGAALPPMWQPSTRKSSCSSCSQSGSSDGGPSNGCSHERAPLKLLCDNMKYQILSRAFYGWLAYCRHLSTVRTHLSALVNHNIVSPDVPCNASAGLTVDIWQRYLEDSTSYEDRELLRLIYYGGIQHEIRKAVWPFLLGHYQFGMTEAERKEADDQIRTCYEHTMAEWLGCEAIVRQREKESHAAALAKCSSGASLDSHIQRMMHRDSTISNESSQSCSSGRQNHPRLQSDSSSSTQVFESVDEVEQTETDAQLEDGKPSKIPNGTVPNGTCSPDSGHPSSQNFSIASGFSERSFSNEDSALETNKSSASSQGKAGGSDVPAPQDTDNAWQEEKLQGQDSLEGEFSTGGSMDFVPVSESSAGVLRDHDAVALTVVESWADSEAEKQSLVESEDNLSEEPEMESLYPQLDSLAVASAVSSTGVTYSPELLDMYTVNLHRIEKDVQRCDRNYWYFTPANLEKLRNIMCSYIWQHIEIGYVQGMCDLLAPLLVILDDEALAFSCFTELMKRMNQNFPHGGAMDTHFANMRSLIQILDSELFELMHQNGDYTHFYFCYRWFLLDFKRELVYDDVFAVWETIWAAAHVSSAHYVLFIALALVEMYRDIILENNMDFTDIIKFFNEMAERHNTKQILKLARDLVYKVQTLIENK, from the exons GTGAAGCAGATCATGGAGGAGGCGGTGACGAGGAAGTTTGTGCATGAGGACAGCAGCCACATTATCTCCTTCTGCG CCGCGGTGGAAGCCTGTGTGCTGTACGGCTTGAAGCGGAGGGCGGCAGGATTCCTGCGCAGCAACAAGATAGCGGCTCTCTTTATGAAGGTGGGCAAGAGCTTTCCTCTGGCTGAGGAGCTTTGCAAGAAGGTGCAAGACCTGGAGCAGCTCATTGAGAACGC ACGAAATCAAGTCCAAGGCATCACGGAGAATGTGCGCAAGGTGCCGAAGCTGCCCAACCTGTCTCCTCAAGCCATCAAGCACCTCTGGATCCGCACAGCCCTATTTGAAAAGGTCTTGGATAAAATCGTGCATTACTTGGTAGAAAACAGCAG TAAGTACTATGAGAAAGAAGCTCTCCTGATGGATCCCGTGGATGGGCCAATTCTTGCATCTCTATTGG TGGGGCCCTGTGCGCTGGAGTACACCAAGATGAAGACCGCCGACCATTTCTGGACAGACCCCTCGGCTGACGAGCTGGTCCAGCGGCACCGGATCCACAGCTCGCACTGTCGCCAGGACTCGCCCACCAAGCGCCCGGCGCTCTGT ATTCAGAAAAGGCATTCCAGTGGCAGCATGGATGACCGGCCGTCACTGTCTGCCAGGGACTACGTGGAGTCGCTGCACCAGAATTCCCGAGCCACACTCCTCTATGGCAAGAACAATGTCCTGGTGCAGCCA CGAGATGACATGGAGGCGATCCCAGGATATCTGTCCCTTCACCAGACTGCCGACATCATGGCGCTGAAGTGGACCCCCAACCAGCTGATGAACGGCTCCGTGGGGGACCTGGACTACGAGAAGAG CGTGTACTGGGACTATGCCATGACCATTCGCCTAGAGGAGATCGTCTATCTACACTGTCACCAGCAAG TAGACAGTGGTGGGACGGTTGTCTTGGTGAGCCAGGATGGGATTCAGCGGCCGCCGCTGCGCTTTCCCCGGGGAGGACACTTGCTGCAGTTCCTGTCCTGCCTGGAGAACGGGCTCCTGCCCCACGGGCAGCTGGATCCCCCGCTCTGGTCGCAGCGAGGGAAG GGGAAGGTGTTTCCCAAACTGAGGAAGCGAAGTCCCCAGGGCTCCTCCGAGTCCGCGTCCGACAAGGAGGATGACGAAGCCACAGATTACGTTTTCAGGATAATCTACCCAGGGACACAGTCCGAATTCG TGCCCCAGGACCTGATGGACACGCCAGGTGCTGCTCTGCCTCCCATGTGGCAACCCAGCACCCGCaagtcctcctgctcctcctgctcccagagcGGCTCCTCGGACGGGGGCCCGTCCAACGGCTGCAGCCACGAGAG AGCTCCGCTGAAGCTCCTGTGTGACAACATGAAGTACCAGATCCTCTCCCGGGCCTTCTATGGCT GGCTGGCCTATTGCAGACACCTGTCCACGGTGCGAACCCACCTGTCTGCGCTGGTCAACCACAACATCGTGTCTCCTGATGTGCCCTGCAATGCCAGCGCGGGACTGACGGTGGACATCTGGCAGAGATACCTGGAGGACAGCACG AGCTACGAGGACCGGGAGCTGCTGCGGCTGATCTACTACGGCGGGATCCAGCACGAGATCAGGAAGGCTGTCTGGCCCTTCCTTTTGGGCCATTATCAGTTTGGGATGACggaggcagaaaggaaggag GCTGACGACCAGATCCGCACCTGCTACGAGCACACCATGGCGGAGTGGCTGGGCTGTGAGGCCATCGTCCGGCAGCGCGAGAAGGAGTCGCACGCAGCGGCGCTGGCCAAGTGCTCCTCCGGGGCCAGCCTGGATTCCCACATCCAGAGGATGATGCACAGGGACTCGACCATCAGCAACGAG tcttctcagagctgcagcTCCGGCCGCCAGAATCACCCCCGGCTGCAGAGTGACTCCAGCTCCAGCACACAG GTGTTTGAATCTGTTGATGAAGTGGAACAGACAGAAACAGATGCTCAACTGGAAGATGGCAAACCAAGCAAGATCCCTAACGGGACGGTTCCCAATGGCACATGTTCCCCTGATTCTGGCCACCCCTCTTCCCAGAACTTCTCCATCGCCTCGGGTTTCTCGGAGCGCAGCTTCAGCAATGAAGACAGTGCCCTGGAAACCAATAAATCCTCGGCCAGCTCTCAGGGAAAGGCCGGTGGGTCTGACGTGCCAGCTCCACAGGACACAGATAACGCTtggcaggaggagaagctgcagGGCCAGGACAGCCTAGAAGGGGAATTTTCCACTGGTGGCAGCATGGATTTTGTTCCTGTGAGTGAGAGCTCGGCAGGGGTCCTGCGTGACCATGATGCTGTGGCCCTGACGGTGGTGGAGAGCTGGGCAGACAGCGAAGCTGAGAAGCAAAGCTTGGTGGAGAGCGAAGACAACCTTTCCGAAGAGCCCGAGATGGAGAGTTTGTACCCACAGCTGGATTCTCTGGCTGTAGCATCTGCTGTGTCCTCAACAGGTGTCACCTACTCT CCAGAGCTACTGGACATGTACACGGTGAACCTGCACCGCATTGAGAAGGACGTGCAGCGATGTGACCGCAACTACTGGTACTTCACCCCTGCCAACTTGGAGAAGCTCCGCAACATCATGTGCAG CTACATCTGGCAGCACATTGAGATCGGCTATGTGCAGgggatgtgtgacctgctggCCCCTCTCCTGGTCATCCTGGATGACG AGGCTTTGGCCTTCAGCTGTTTCACTGAGCTGATGAAGAGGATGAATCAGAACTTCCCCCATGGAGGAGCCATGGACACCCACTTTGCCAACATGCGATCTCTGATCCAG ATTCTGGACTCTGAGCTCTTCGAGCTGATGCACCAGAATGGTGACTACACTCATTTCTACTTCTGCTACCGATGGTTTCTCCTGGACTTCAAGAGAG AGCTGGTGTACGACGACGTGTTCGCCGTCTGGGAGACCATCTGGGCAGCTGCGCACGTGTCCTCTGCGCACTATGTGCTCTTCATAGCCCTGGCGCTGGTGGAGATGTACCGGGACATCATCTTGGAGAACAACATGGATTTTACAGACATCATCAAGTTTTTCAACG AAATGGCTGAGCGGCACAACACCAAGCAGATCCTGAAGCTGGCCCGGGACCTTGTCTATAAAGTCCAGACTCTGATCGAAAACAAATGA
- the SGSM1 gene encoding small G protein signaling modulator 1 isoform X4 — protein sequence MAAAPAEAETRQRLLRTVKKEVKQIMEEAVTRKFVHEDSSHIISFCAAVEACVLYGLKRRAAGFLRSNKIAALFMKVGKSFPLAEELCKKVQDLEQLIENARNQVQGITENVRKVPKLPNLSPQAIKHLWIRTALFEKVLDKIVHYLVENSSKYYEKEALLMDPVDGPILASLLVGPCALEYTKMKTADHFWTDPSADELVQRHRIHSSHCRQDSPTKRPALCIQKRHSSGSMDDRPSLSARDYVESLHQNSRATLLYGKNNVLVQPRDDMEAIPGYLSLHQTADIMALKWTPNQLMNGSVGDLDYEKSVYWDYAMTIRLEEIVYLHCHQQDSGGTVVLVSQDGIQRPPLRFPRGGHLLQFLSCLENGLLPHGQLDPPLWSQRGKGKVFPKLRKRSPQGSSESASDKEDDEATDYVFRIIYPGTQSEFVPQDLMDTPGAALPPMWQPSTRKSSCSSCSQSGSSDGGPSNGCSHERAPLKLLCDNMKYQILSRAFYGWLAYCRHLSTVRTHLSALVNHNIVSPDVPCNASAGLTVDIWQRYLEDSTSYEDRELLRLIYYGGIQHEIRKAVWPFLLGHYQFGMTEAERKEADDQIRTCYEHTMAEWLGCEAIVRQREKESHAAALAKCSSGASLDSHIQRMMHRDSTISNESSQSCSSGRQNHPRLQSDSSSSTQVFESVDEVEQTETDAQLEDGKPSKIPNGTVPNGTCSPDSGHPSSQNFSIASGFSERSFSNEDSALETNKSSASSQGKAGGSDVPAPQDTDNAWQEEKLQGQDSLEGEFSTGGSMDFVPVSESSAGVLRDHDAVALTVVESWADSEAEKQSLVESEDNLSEEPEMESLYPQLDSLAVASAVSSTGVTYSPELLDMYTVNLHRIEKDVQRCDRNYWYFTPANLEKLRNIMCSYIWQHIEIGYVQGMCDLLAPLLVILDDEALAFSCFTELMKRMNQNFPHGGAMDTHFANMRSLIQILDSELFELMHQNGDYTHFYFCYRWFLLDFKRELVYDDVFAVWETIWAAAHVSSAHYVLFIALALVEMYRDIILENNMDFTDIIKFFNEMAERHNTKQILKLARDLVYKVQTLIENK from the exons GTGAAGCAGATCATGGAGGAGGCGGTGACGAGGAAGTTTGTGCATGAGGACAGCAGCCACATTATCTCCTTCTGCG CCGCGGTGGAAGCCTGTGTGCTGTACGGCTTGAAGCGGAGGGCGGCAGGATTCCTGCGCAGCAACAAGATAGCGGCTCTCTTTATGAAGGTGGGCAAGAGCTTTCCTCTGGCTGAGGAGCTTTGCAAGAAGGTGCAAGACCTGGAGCAGCTCATTGAGAACGC ACGAAATCAAGTCCAAGGCATCACGGAGAATGTGCGCAAGGTGCCGAAGCTGCCCAACCTGTCTCCTCAAGCCATCAAGCACCTCTGGATCCGCACAGCCCTATTTGAAAAGGTCTTGGATAAAATCGTGCATTACTTGGTAGAAAACAGCAG TAAGTACTATGAGAAAGAAGCTCTCCTGATGGATCCCGTGGATGGGCCAATTCTTGCATCTCTATTGG TGGGGCCCTGTGCGCTGGAGTACACCAAGATGAAGACCGCCGACCATTTCTGGACAGACCCCTCGGCTGACGAGCTGGTCCAGCGGCACCGGATCCACAGCTCGCACTGTCGCCAGGACTCGCCCACCAAGCGCCCGGCGCTCTGT ATTCAGAAAAGGCATTCCAGTGGCAGCATGGATGACCGGCCGTCACTGTCTGCCAGGGACTACGTGGAGTCGCTGCACCAGAATTCCCGAGCCACACTCCTCTATGGCAAGAACAATGTCCTGGTGCAGCCA CGAGATGACATGGAGGCGATCCCAGGATATCTGTCCCTTCACCAGACTGCCGACATCATGGCGCTGAAGTGGACCCCCAACCAGCTGATGAACGGCTCCGTGGGGGACCTGGACTACGAGAAGAG CGTGTACTGGGACTATGCCATGACCATTCGCCTAGAGGAGATCGTCTATCTACACTGTCACCAGCAAG ACAGTGGTGGGACGGTTGTCTTGGTGAGCCAGGATGGGATTCAGCGGCCGCCGCTGCGCTTTCCCCGGGGAGGACACTTGCTGCAGTTCCTGTCCTGCCTGGAGAACGGGCTCCTGCCCCACGGGCAGCTGGATCCCCCGCTCTGGTCGCAGCGAGGGAAG GGGAAGGTGTTTCCCAAACTGAGGAAGCGAAGTCCCCAGGGCTCCTCCGAGTCCGCGTCCGACAAGGAGGATGACGAAGCCACAGATTACGTTTTCAGGATAATCTACCCAGGGACACAGTCCGAATTCG TGCCCCAGGACCTGATGGACACGCCAGGTGCTGCTCTGCCTCCCATGTGGCAACCCAGCACCCGCaagtcctcctgctcctcctgctcccagagcGGCTCCTCGGACGGGGGCCCGTCCAACGGCTGCAGCCACGAGAG AGCTCCGCTGAAGCTCCTGTGTGACAACATGAAGTACCAGATCCTCTCCCGGGCCTTCTATGGCT GGCTGGCCTATTGCAGACACCTGTCCACGGTGCGAACCCACCTGTCTGCGCTGGTCAACCACAACATCGTGTCTCCTGATGTGCCCTGCAATGCCAGCGCGGGACTGACGGTGGACATCTGGCAGAGATACCTGGAGGACAGCACG AGCTACGAGGACCGGGAGCTGCTGCGGCTGATCTACTACGGCGGGATCCAGCACGAGATCAGGAAGGCTGTCTGGCCCTTCCTTTTGGGCCATTATCAGTTTGGGATGACggaggcagaaaggaaggag GCTGACGACCAGATCCGCACCTGCTACGAGCACACCATGGCGGAGTGGCTGGGCTGTGAGGCCATCGTCCGGCAGCGCGAGAAGGAGTCGCACGCAGCGGCGCTGGCCAAGTGCTCCTCCGGGGCCAGCCTGGATTCCCACATCCAGAGGATGATGCACAGGGACTCGACCATCAGCAACGAG tcttctcagagctgcagcTCCGGCCGCCAGAATCACCCCCGGCTGCAGAGTGACTCCAGCTCCAGCACACAG GTGTTTGAATCTGTTGATGAAGTGGAACAGACAGAAACAGATGCTCAACTGGAAGATGGCAAACCAAGCAAGATCCCTAACGGGACGGTTCCCAATGGCACATGTTCCCCTGATTCTGGCCACCCCTCTTCCCAGAACTTCTCCATCGCCTCGGGTTTCTCGGAGCGCAGCTTCAGCAATGAAGACAGTGCCCTGGAAACCAATAAATCCTCGGCCAGCTCTCAGGGAAAGGCCGGTGGGTCTGACGTGCCAGCTCCACAGGACACAGATAACGCTtggcaggaggagaagctgcagGGCCAGGACAGCCTAGAAGGGGAATTTTCCACTGGTGGCAGCATGGATTTTGTTCCTGTGAGTGAGAGCTCGGCAGGGGTCCTGCGTGACCATGATGCTGTGGCCCTGACGGTGGTGGAGAGCTGGGCAGACAGCGAAGCTGAGAAGCAAAGCTTGGTGGAGAGCGAAGACAACCTTTCCGAAGAGCCCGAGATGGAGAGTTTGTACCCACAGCTGGATTCTCTGGCTGTAGCATCTGCTGTGTCCTCAACAGGTGTCACCTACTCT CCAGAGCTACTGGACATGTACACGGTGAACCTGCACCGCATTGAGAAGGACGTGCAGCGATGTGACCGCAACTACTGGTACTTCACCCCTGCCAACTTGGAGAAGCTCCGCAACATCATGTGCAG CTACATCTGGCAGCACATTGAGATCGGCTATGTGCAGgggatgtgtgacctgctggCCCCTCTCCTGGTCATCCTGGATGACG AGGCTTTGGCCTTCAGCTGTTTCACTGAGCTGATGAAGAGGATGAATCAGAACTTCCCCCATGGAGGAGCCATGGACACCCACTTTGCCAACATGCGATCTCTGATCCAG ATTCTGGACTCTGAGCTCTTCGAGCTGATGCACCAGAATGGTGACTACACTCATTTCTACTTCTGCTACCGATGGTTTCTCCTGGACTTCAAGAGAG AGCTGGTGTACGACGACGTGTTCGCCGTCTGGGAGACCATCTGGGCAGCTGCGCACGTGTCCTCTGCGCACTATGTGCTCTTCATAGCCCTGGCGCTGGTGGAGATGTACCGGGACATCATCTTGGAGAACAACATGGATTTTACAGACATCATCAAGTTTTTCAACG AAATGGCTGAGCGGCACAACACCAAGCAGATCCTGAAGCTGGCCCGGGACCTTGTCTATAAAGTCCAGACTCTGATCGAAAACAAATGA